The following coding sequences lie in one Apium graveolens cultivar Ventura chromosome 1, ASM990537v1, whole genome shotgun sequence genomic window:
- the LOC141713501 gene encoding uncharacterized protein LOC141713501 yields the protein MPRHNTNNLMAQLAETLAMLVGNQQGAPRSLISEFKKLSLPIFEGSTNPSEVDKWLQEMEKIFDLLGSTNEQKVSLASYQLQGSAYDWWLMEKRRIQGNEEGVAQAYTWETFKGSFQDKYFPRTIRVKLERDLIRLEQGEKQTVSKYKAEFAKLSKYAPTLVADEVNRARRLEEGLRADIMHVHY from the coding sequence ATGCCTCGTCATAATACTAACAACTTGATGGCTCAATTGGCTGAAACATTGGCAATGTTAGTGGGGAACCAGCAAGGTGCACCTAGGAGCTTGATATCTGAATTTAAGAAGCTAAGTCTTCCCATATTTGAAGGATCCACAAACCCTTCAGAAGTGGATAAGTGGCTGCAAGAGATGGAGAAGATTTTTGATTTGTTAGGAAGTACAAACGAACAGAAAGTCAGTTTGGCAAGCTACCAACTCCAAGGGAGTGCCTATGATTGGTGGCTTATGGAGAAAAGGCGTATTCAAGGTAACGAGGAAGGAGTTGCCCAAGCATACACTTGGGAAACTTTTAAGGGGTCATTTCAGGACAAGTACTTTCCTAGAACAATTCGAGTTAAGTTGGAGCGTGATTTGATAAGGTTGGAGCAAGGAGAAAAGCAAACTGTCTCAAAGTATAAAGCAGAGTTTGCAAAGCTCTCCAAGTACGCTCCTACTTTGGTTGCAGATGAAGTCAATCGAGCTAGAAGATTGGAAGAAGGACTTAGGGCGGATATTATGCATgtacactactag
- the LOC141713505 gene encoding uncharacterized protein LOC141713505 translates to MWTINDFPAYGNLSGCVNKGYKCYPVCGDDTVAKYLTHSRKMCYQGHRQYLPLHHPYRRQKAVFNGQQEFGQPRRTLSGEEVLAEHCIDVMHVEKNICDSLIGTLLNMRHKTKDSAAARRDMMEMGVRSDLAPQVGVKKTYLPPSPFTLSKAEKRTFLSSLMSMKLPYGHASNIKNCVSMPDLNIYGLKSNDCHILLQQLLPVAIRSVLPKHVRVTIIRLCFFFNALCNKVVDVSKLDKLQSDVILTLCDLEKVFHASFFDVMVHIVVHLVQKLRLCGPVFYRWMYAFERFNKVLKSYVRNRYYPEGCMAKSYLGEESVEFCTEFLSQNYSTAGLPKDQDNKISGPLSAVIIKSMEEKERDEANLHVLLNNAEVFTYILMHKEYLEEIHRGKRKSLHWLMREHNRLFADWFQNKVNDELRENNKGVSDTIRWLAAKPSFSVLTYQGYLVNGVRYFTKERDDIRVVQNSGVSVIAKVVQVSSAKDLNPVESDLTFYGIIQEIWELDYHTFKAPLFLCKWASNDKGIRVDDLGFTLVDFSRQGHKKDKYVSVDQVKEVFYLEDPVDATWSIVLSSTTRDYHELYNEDDLGDTIMEHPPFCTEIPATDVTTDDVAHTARPNVEGIWIKNTATKTPAPNVVTD, encoded by the exons ATGTGGACGATAAATGACTTCCCTGCTTACGGAAATTTATCTGGCTGCGTTAATAAGGGTTATAAGTGTTATCCAGTTTGTGGAGATGACACCGTAGCTAAATATTTGACTCATAGTAGGAAAATGTGCTATCAAGGGCATCGTCAATATTTGCCTCTACATCATCCTTATAGAAGGCAGAAGGCTGTTTTTAATGGACAACAAGAGTTTGGGCAGCCGCGTCGAACCCTATCCGGAGAAGAAGTGTTAGCAGA GCACTGTATTGATGTCATGCATGTCGAGAAGAATATATGTGATAGTTTGATTGGCACATTACTAAATATGCGCCATAAGACAAAGGATAGTGCGGCAGCCCGTCGTGATATGATGGAAATGGGTGTTAGATCTGATTTGGCTCCCCAAGTAGGAGTAAAGAAAACCTATTTGCCTCCTTCTCCCTTTACTTTGTCAAAGGCAGAAAAAAGGACTTTCTTGTCATCATTAATGTCGATGAAACTTCCATACGGACATGCATCGAACATAAAAAATTGTGTTTCCATGCCTGATTTGAATATTTACGGGCTGAAATCAAATGATTGCCACATTCTTCTCCAACAATTACTCCCGGTTGCAATACGCTCCGTTCTTCCGAAGCATGTTAGGGTCACAATTATTAGATTGTGTTTCTTTTTTAATGCTTTGTGCAACAAAGTAGTAGACGTGTCAAAACTGGATAAGCTGCAGTCAGATGTCATACTAACCTTGTGCGATCTAGAAAAGGTTTTCCATGCGTCATTTTTTGATGTAATGGTACATATAGTAGTCCACTTGGTCCAGAAACTACGCTTATGTGGACCAGTATTTTATAGGTGGATGTATGCATTTGAACGGTTTAATAAAGTACTAAAGAGTTATGTTCGAAACCGTTATTATCCCGAAGGTTGTATGGCAAAGAGTTACCTTGGAGAAGAGTCCGTAGAATTCTGCACCGAGTTTCTTAGTCAGAATTACTCCACTGCCGGTCTTCCAAAGGACCAAGATAATAAGATATCAGGTCCATTATCCGCTGTGATAATAAAATCAATGGAAGAGAAGGAGCGAGATGAAGCAAATCTACATGTCCTTCTAAACAACGCTGAAGTGTTTACATATATTCT AATGCATAAGGAATATCTTGAAGAAATTCACCGAGGGAAAAGGAAAAGCTTACATTGGCTCATGAGAGAGCACAATCGGCTCTTTGCTGATTGGTTTCAAAACAAA GTGAATGATGAACTAAGGGAGAACAACAAAGGTGTTTCAGATACGATAAGATGGCTCGCTGCCAAGCCATCATTTTCAGTACTAACTTATCAAGGTTATCTAGTGAATGGAGTGCGATATTTTACAAAGGAACGAGATGACATACGCGTTGTTCAAAACAGCGGGGTGTCTGTCATTGCTAAAGTGGTCCAGGTTTCTAGTGCCAAGGACTTGAACCCCGTAGAAAGTGATTTGACATTTTACGGTATCATACAAGAGATATGGGAATTAGACTACCATACATTCAAAGCTCCCTTGTTCCTGTGTAAATGGGCAAGTAATGATAAAGGAATAAGGGTTGATGATCTTGGGTTCACACTTGTGGATTTTAGTCGACAAGGTCACAAAAAAGATAAATATGTTTCTGTTGACCAAGTCAAGGAAGTGTTTTACCTTGAAGATCCCGTTGATGCTACCTGGTCTATTGTTCTGTCCTCCACAACTCGAGACTACCATGAattgtataatgaagatgacttAGGAGACACGATCATGGAACATCCCCCATTCTGCACTGAAATCCCCGCAACTGATGTCACTACTGATGATGTCGCTCATACTGCTAGACCTAATGTTGAGGGAatttggattaaaaatactgCTACTAAAACCCCAGCACCTAATGTCGTTACTGACTGA